The Pseudomonas chlororaphis subsp. piscium genome contains the following window.
ACCTGGGACGACCCGGAAATCGCCCAGCAAGTGGTGAAGATCTGGGTCGACACCTTCCTCGAGGAGCGCGCCCGAGTGCTCGGGCGTAAAAGCCTCTATGCCTTCTATGAGGGCGAAGGCAACAAGGTCGCCGCGCAGATCCTCAGCCTCAAGGAACAGTTGCAGGGCCGCCTGAAGCAGATCGATTCGATCAGCGTCGAAGCTCGCCTGGAAAACCTCACCAGCCAGATCGACCGGCTGACCGACGCCCGGGTCAATGCGCAGAACCAGCTGTCCGGGATCAGCAGCTTCCTGATCAACGCCCGCCAGCAGATCCTCGATCAGCCCGGCGAAGTGGTGACCAGTCGCGAGACCAGCCTCAACCCGACCCAGCTCGACCTCAAGCGCCAGCTCAACACCCTGCAAGTGGAACGCGCGCGCCTGCTGCGCACCTATTTGCCCGAGGCGCCGGCGGTCAAGCAGATCGAACAGAACATCCACGACCTGCAGGCCCTCAGCGAACAGGAAGAGACCCGTCTGGAACGCTCGAAGAACACCGCGCCCAATAGCCTGGTGACCAACGTCAAGCAGCAGGTCATCGATGCCCAGCTGCAACAACGCCGGCTGACCGGGCAGATCGAGAACTACGACAAGACCCTTGCCGCCCTGCGTACCGAGCGCGACCGGGTACTGACCGACGAGCCTGAACTCAACCGCCTGACCCAGCAGTTGCGCACCGCCGAAAAGAGCTACGCGCTGTACTCGGAAAACCTGGAACAGGCGCGTATCGACCACGAGCTCGACAGCAGCCAGATCAGCAACATCGCGATCATCGAGCACGCCACCTTCAACCCGGCGCGGGTCTTCCCCAAGAGCCTGCTGATCCTGCTGTTCGCTATTCCCGCGGGGATCGCCGTGGGTCTTTTGACCATCTATGTCTGCTACCTGCTGGACCAGCGCATCCACGACGGCTCGCGCCTGCCGGAGCTGTTCCAGGTGCCGCTGTGGGGCAGCGTGCCGGACCTCGAGGACGCCACGCCCGCGGCAATGACCGCGAGCATCTACCGCCTCTACAGCCTGTTGCCCATGGACCGCATCGAGAGCCAGGGCTTGACCCTGGGCCTGACCTCGGCGCGCCATGGCGAAGGCGTGAGTTTCATCCTCGAACGCCTGCGCCGCCTGCTGGAGGAACGCGGCCAACGCGTGCGGGTCAACGACAGCGCGCCGGCCCAGCCCGGTGAAGTGCTGCTGCTGGACGCCTCGGCCCTGCTGTCGAACCAGGAGGCCTTCCTGATCCTGCGCCGCGCCGACCTGATCGCCCTGGTGATCGAGGCTCGGACCAGCACCGTGCCGATGATCGAGAATGCAATGTCGCTGCTGACCACCGCTTTCGGCAAGGTCGACGGGCTGATCCTCAACCGTCGCCGCTTCGAAGTGCCGTCCAGGGTGTTGGAGCGGATCAACAGCTGGCGCGGTGCGGCCTGATGCGTATCGCCTTGCTGGCCCCGCTGCCGCCGGAACAGACCGGTATCGCCGACTACGCCGCGCATTTCAGCAATGCGCTGCGCGGCCTTGGCATCGAAGTGCTGACACCGCTGGCCGGCTGTCACGATCCAGCGGAGCAGCTGACGCGCCTGCGCGCCTTCGACTGGACGGGCGTCGACCTGGTGCACGCCGAACTCGGGGGTGG
Protein-coding sequences here:
- a CDS encoding GumC family protein, which translates into the protein MIEIRSLRDLLRLFFIFRREFKLAVITTIVVAVLGAFLLPTRYESDARLLVKPGRDSTTVPIEAGNRQTLISPSTQHDPIVDEEKMLTGRPIVHIVAQRYLELSAAAEPQGFWKTLKFYAKQAMGTAIDALRSLLQLVGLSEPQSPQDRLATRLEKNFQASHEAGSSVIDISFTWDDPEIAQQVVKIWVDTFLEERARVLGRKSLYAFYEGEGNKVAAQILSLKEQLQGRLKQIDSISVEARLENLTSQIDRLTDARVNAQNQLSGISSFLINARQQILDQPGEVVTSRETSLNPTQLDLKRQLNTLQVERARLLRTYLPEAPAVKQIEQNIHDLQALSEQEETRLERSKNTAPNSLVTNVKQQVIDAQLQQRRLTGQIENYDKTLAALRTERDRVLTDEPELNRLTQQLRTAEKSYALYSENLEQARIDHELDSSQISNIAIIEHATFNPARVFPKSLLILLFAIPAGIAVGLLTIYVCYLLDQRIHDGSRLPELFQVPLWGSVPDLEDATPAAMTASIYRLYSLLPMDRIESQGLTLGLTSARHGEGVSFILERLRRLLEERGQRVRVNDSAPAQPGEVLLLDASALLSNQEAFLILRRADLIALVIEARTSTVPMIENAMSLLTTAFGKVDGLILNRRRFEVPSRVLERINSWRGAA